The Pseudoxanthobacter soli DSM 19599 genome contains a region encoding:
- a CDS encoding LysM peptidoglycan-binding domain-containing protein — translation MTQTTRKGVIVFLVLLAAVGGYGAYRHFTAAPESTTTVSPSTPPAAPAAPASQPVASAPASGTPAASSGAAPASAPASSAPAPAEQTTTVAQTTPSQTPAQPAAQGDNGKPSFDVVRVEPSGDATIAGRASPHAAIAIYANGAVVGRATANENGEWAIVLDRPLAPGEYELTVTSVADGGKSEVEAAERVAVSVPRNKTEQPLVAIVSPDQPTRVVQQPASAAAPSVVITTIQLTDGTLSISGAAAPGALLKVYIDDAAVGDATAGAEGGFSLSLPANVAAGTHQVRVDQIEKSTGKVLARAEVPFDNEVSPSGQTAVVAETPAAEEAKPMTVEVRRGDNLWRIAERVFGKGARYTAIYRANESQIRDPDLIYPGQVLTIPR, via the coding sequence ATGACTCAAACGACACGCAAGGGCGTAATCGTCTTTCTGGTGCTCTTGGCTGCGGTCGGCGGGTACGGGGCCTATCGCCACTTCACGGCAGCGCCCGAAAGCACGACCACCGTTTCTCCGTCCACGCCCCCGGCCGCACCGGCCGCGCCCGCCTCGCAGCCGGTGGCCTCGGCACCGGCCTCCGGCACGCCGGCCGCATCGAGCGGGGCCGCGCCGGCCTCCGCCCCCGCGTCGTCCGCGCCCGCCCCGGCGGAACAGACGACGACGGTCGCCCAGACGACGCCGTCCCAGACGCCCGCCCAGCCGGCGGCGCAGGGAGACAATGGCAAGCCCAGCTTCGACGTCGTCCGGGTCGAGCCGTCGGGCGATGCGACCATCGCCGGGCGCGCGAGCCCCCATGCGGCGATCGCGATCTATGCCAACGGCGCCGTCGTCGGCCGTGCCACGGCGAACGAGAACGGCGAGTGGGCCATCGTGCTCGACCGTCCGCTGGCGCCCGGCGAATATGAGCTGACGGTCACGAGCGTCGCCGACGGCGGCAAGAGCGAGGTCGAGGCGGCCGAGCGCGTCGCGGTTTCGGTGCCGCGCAACAAGACCGAGCAGCCGCTCGTCGCCATCGTTTCGCCCGACCAGCCGACCCGCGTGGTGCAGCAGCCTGCAAGCGCCGCGGCGCCGAGCGTGGTCATCACCACCATCCAGCTGACGGACGGCACATTGTCGATCTCCGGCGCTGCCGCTCCCGGCGCGCTGCTCAAGGTCTATATCGACGATGCCGCGGTGGGTGACGCCACGGCAGGCGCCGAAGGCGGCTTCAGCCTGTCGCTTCCCGCCAATGTCGCGGCCGGAACCCATCAGGTCCGCGTCGACCAGATCGAGAAATCGACCGGCAAGGTGCTTGCCCGCGCCGAGGTGCCGTTCGACAACGAGGTCTCGCCATCCGGCCAGACCGCCGTCGTGGCCGAAACGCCGGCCGCGGAAGAGGCCAAGCCCATGACCGTCGAGGTCCGCCGGGGCGACAATCTGTGGCGGATCGCCGAGCGCGTGTTCGGCAAGGGCGCGCGCTATACCGCGATCTATCGCGCCAACGAGTCCCAGATCCGCGATCCGGATCTGATCTATCCGGGCCAGGTTCTCACGATTCCGCGGTGA